CTCCaccagaatgaatgaatgaagaaataaatgaatgaacggacgaatgctatATATTAAGTGCACCCTGTGTTGTTTCGCTTCTCAATGGCGAAAAAGGCCGTTGAAGATGCATCATTGCCAATTTTCCTCACATTGCCATCCTAATATGTTCTTTATTTATCGTAGACCCATATCCATCCATGTCCTTGCTGAAATCGGCCAAACGACGTGAATGGGCCTCCAAATAGAAAGCTGATGGAAGATTTAACGGGTCAGCACAAATTTCGTCGTGCGATCGAGGACCATGGTACCTTAGTAGAGTACAATACTTTATTGCCTGTTTTGTTATCTCTGCGGAAGCGCTACGGCACTCGTAGTTTACGCACAGGCGTCTCGTTTGCTATTTGTAGAAGGTTCGCCAACGGAAGCTGTCGAAGTTGCCGAAGGAGATAGATAGAGAATCAATAACCAATTTCCAGTGATCAGTAGCGTTGTCTTCTCTAATACGAATAAGCGAGCATGTGCTTTAATTTCATTTTGCGAATAATCGAACAAAAGAATGAATGTCTCATTAAAAGACATCACGAGCATCACATAAACGGCCGAAAGCCAGTTTCGCCCAGGTCGCGGTGTCGGTTTCGGTATATTTGACCTTCGTGTAGTCTGCAGGGCTTTTGCTATCCAAACCAAGTCACATCCAAAATACAAATCAAATATGGCGTCGACCGTAGCGTCGAAAACATGCTCCTTCGTTCCGCGGTGGAAACATTTATTACGACAGCCGGCTACTAAATCAAAGTCCTGGACTCATCATGCTAGAAGATCATGCGCAAACTCAAGTTAGTGTAAAATTGTGTATAACGTAAAGTGCGCTACGTGGCACTAAAAGAAAACTTTCGCGTTCGAGATCCTGAAACTCGGATCGTGAATGAAACCTTTCGCATGTCTTCTCTGTTACGTTTTGCAGGCTGCGCGGATCCTTACAAGAGTACTGACAAAATAGACGTTGAGACCTTGTTCATCAGTCCTAAAGTGCAGAACTTCCTCCAAAAGCTCACGGGCTTTGACGTCGATAAAATATTCGCACCCGTTCCTGTGCCGTTAAACACGCCGCGCTACAAGTTCCTCACTGATGAACAACTTGAACAGGTATGTAGACGTGCTGCTTTGCACTGTCATGCGTTTTGTTAATTATGGCAGACAGACATGGAACCGCTCTGAATTGGCGTTGTCGTATTGTGAGAAACGTACCGATTCGACGGCACGGTTGCAAAAAGATGCTACTTTCTGTACCTCCGCTTTCTGTACGCTTGCGAGCCGTTATGTGTCTGCACTCTGAATTGAATCAAGCTTGGAATCAACAACGTCAGTGATGTTATGCATATTTTATAACTGTCTATAGCAGCGCTTTTGAGCTAGAGGTCGCACGTTGGATCTTGAGCAGCCTGATGAAGGGCGAGAAAATGACGAAAAAGTTCGTGTTCCTAAATTTGTGTGCACGCTAAAGAAACCCCAGAATGGTCAACAGACATCTGGCAACTCCTTCTATGACGTGTTTTGTGATGTCGTGTTATTGACTCAACGTATTAATACTCGTACTTTTTTGTTTTCCACCCATTTGACCCTACATCGCTCAGATATAGTTGATTGAAATTTACTGTGATTTATGCAGTTCATCACTCCTGTTTTCCGTTGTGCTTTATGTTCGACATTATTATGACTGTATTGTCTCATTATACCTAAAGTCATCATAGTACCAGTGATCACTTATACCCAAATGCATGATCAGGGCTTTCACTCAGTTTCACACTTCCTTAGCAACCGTTTGGAAGCACGGAACGACTGCGGTGACATGTGACTTCACGAATGCACGTACTTGCTCATATGTGTAAGGTGTTGCTCGTTAAGATTAAGTGTTCGTAAGAGTAATGTATCGTCAAAGCATTGCGCCTTGCACTTGTGGTCACTGTACATTGTTCTCTCTTCCCCGTATACCTCTTGCAGGAACTACAAGAGTCCCACCATCGTGCCCGGCAAAAGCTGCAGATGCCTCCAGTGCTTCGAGAGCGCAAACCGTGTGAGAAAGTGCTCTCCAAGGATCCGGAAATTCAGGGCTTCACCAGCAGCTCATACATCTTCACCGACATTTCTTATGGCTACAAAAATCGAGTATGTTTAAAGAAACGGCTTTCGTCAGTGTCTGAGGCACCCATTGGCGCATGTTGCATGTCATTATCATAATCTTATTACTTAAATTTATTTTAGGCACATTTTGTGCGCTGCATTTTAGGCCCTTTACCGCCACATTACACTTAGCCGTAGTCATGGATCACTCATGTGCGTTTACACTTTACTTTGCCTTGGATTTTTATGCCATTGTAGCTTTTGTGTAATGAAAccttgataataataataataactatagCTGTGTGAAAAACAATGTTTTGTGTGTGAAGCAAATTCAAATAGAACACTTTTTTCAATATTTCTAGGATAGTTTTTGAATTCTGCAAAACAAAATTGCCAAAAGAAAAGTTGGAGAAGATTTTAAGCACTTTCCTATAAGATGGCAACATGAATGTGTTTCTTTTAGGAAGGTTGATGAAGTGCTGGCAGGGTGGTGTTTCATAATTGTCTTATCAATAAAAAGGCTATACAACCAAAGCGCTGCCAGCAGCACATTACTTGTGAAAAGTAAATATGATATTTCCTCAGCATCTCCTCTTTGTCTATTTTtgtggaagcccaactgatgtAGTGGATGAGGGTGTGCTCCCTTGGAGTTTCAAATCTGCATTGTAGACGTCAGTATATAAGAACATCTGAAATTCTGGATGCTAAATTCTTCAGCGCCGATTTTTCAAACTTTCTGCCTCCATTTAAAGCCTAAAACAGCATTAAACTCCCATGTCTGCCACATCTATAGTCTCCTTGTTGGAACAAGCGTTTCCTAGCGTCAATACATTTGCAATCGCAGTAGAGCCTGAAGGCCAGCTTTGCCGCAGTAAGAGAGCGTGATGGGGTGAGGCATACTGAAATTCTGGAGGGGCCACTCTCAGTCAGGCTTTGAGGATATTAAGGAAGTTGAAATAGCAAACCTATAGTGTGAATTGAATCAAATAGAAAAATTCTAGTGTGAATTGAATTGAATAGCAAACACTACTATGAAAATATTCGAAATGTCGAATACTTTCACACTCTTACTGATAATAAACACCTTGGCATCCAGGCAGGCACAATTTAAAGCTGTTCAGTAAACCCGCATTTTGAAATTATCGGCGTGCAGTGCAATCTAAGGAGTGCCATCGAGACAGGTATCCATTTTGTATGTTCTTATATCACTGTTCCTTAAACACCAAGTTTAAACAAGCATGTTGAAAGGGTTAGAAGTAGCAAAATGAGTGCAAGTATGATGAAAATAAAAACAGGGCCACTATAATTACAGCAGGAGTCAAAAGTGCTTAATCTCAAAGAGCATGCAGAGTTTTCACGTGCAGATGAGGACTTCTTTTTCGTGGTGCCGTCATTTCTTTACAGAGCTCCACAGTGCACTACACTGGTGTAGCCAGGGGTGGTGGTTGAAACCCCCTCCCCCCTGTGCTGATAATTTCCAATTTTACATATGTAAAGTATAGCTTAACCCTTCCCCTGCTACCTCCCGTCCCAAAACAATTTTGTTTACGTTACTGGTGCAGTAAAACAATTTATACTTCCATTTGCAGTTAAAGTATTCCTGAAGTGGCTGAACAGTATAGAGGCTTCCCTTACGGCAGAAGGCTGCACCGTTTAGGAAGTTTAGTTTCATTTCGTAAAGTTTGGCCCTTATCCCTCACTGTTGATTTGAACAAAGGGACACTGTATTAGTCTGAATgcattcattttatttttattccttGCAAGTGCATGTTTTTAAACTGCAGAGTATCTGCGGCCCATTTGGCATATGATTCACCACATCTTCATCTGTATTAAGTATAACTGCCTCATTCTGTGTATGTTACTGTCTTACTTTCAACATCTTTGGCAGAGAAGCCTCAGAACGAACCTTTTGTTCCGTGAGACAGCTAAATTCAGGGTTTTGTCTATAGGACTGAACTGCAGCACATTAGTATGCCAGTTGCGATGTTCATCCTTTTGCCATCATCCCCGAACATAGCCCAACAAAGAGAGAGAGCATGTGTGGCATGCGTTCGTGTATATTTTCAGGAGCGGCTGATTGTCGTACGAGAACCCGAGGGGGTATTGCGCACCGCCAACTGGGAGGAGAGAGAACGCATGCTGCAGACCTACTTTACTAACAAGGACAAGTCCTTCTACATGCCCAAGATGTTTGAGCCGGGCTATTTACAGGTGACTGTTCGAGTTCATTTAAAAGCTCTTGCAAAGGTTGCGAAAATGTACTGTAACACTTTCGCAACCTCTCAACATATCATCTAAGACAGGGATCTCAAACACATGGTTCATGAGTTGCATGCAGCCCATCGACGAGGAGATGGCACGACGAGAGTATGGCACGGGCTGTTCCTACATCATGACTCTTTTAGTCCTGTATGGAGGCACTCGTCAAATTTTGCAGATAAATGTTCGTTGCACAGGGACATGGCTAGTCTTAAGCATTTTTTACAGGAGGAATCCCCCGCAGTCACCATGTGTTGATACGACCGTGAAACAAAACTCGGGAGTCAGCATCCAGGTTTCAGCCATTTTGGAGAGCAGTATCGATATGATGTGAGAATCTTGGCACCAAATCCCCTTCAGAGAAGTGACCCACATAACATGAGAAAGGCAATTGAAATGGCAAGGTTAGCTGACATACTTAAACTGGTATAGCACATTACGTTAAAGAATAAATGgcccgagcagaccgacacaagaggactagcgctctgtcctcttgtatCGGTCTGCTTGGGCCATCTCTTCTTTACCATGATGCGCTATATTAGTTCAAGTGCAAAGAACCCACTCGTCCAATCTTCAACATTTGTATCTGACATGTGCactaacacccccccccccccccccaccccgctcTTTCACATTTTGCTCTGTCCTGGCCCTTGCAGGAGTAAATTTCCATGACTTTGGCTGCTAGCTGAGGTGAGTTTGAAACCTATGGTCTAAGGATTCCACTGTCACTTGCAGTGGAAAAGCAAAGGCCAACTGTGTGAGTAGTTTTAAATGGAAAGCTGGTGTGCATGGTAATGGTTTCCAGCATAGTTGAGAGATGAGATAGTGGCAGTGAAGTCTGTTCGGTGCCTGCTAATGCGATTTAGAGGGCCCCTCAGCCTCCCAGAGACTGCAGTTTAGTTGTATTGTAGTTGTGCAACAAGTCTACAATCAACTCTTAGCTgtaaagatttttttttaatggtgCAGCAGCTCTTGTTCATTTTTGCTcttaatgttgtaggcccatgtgctcagatttgggtgcacgttaaagaaccccaggtggtcgaaatttccggagccctccactacggcgtctctcataatcatatggtggttttgggacgttaaaccccacatatcaatcaatcatttttgctCTTTCTTTCGCTGCGCTCCGTTTGTCAGATTGCCTCCCATTGTCACAGAGTGCTGATCTTTGCCTTGTTCTGGAGAGGAAGTGTGGGGAGCGGGCTTATATGTGCTATAGAAAAACGGGTTCTGGCGGCTACAGACATGACCAGATGTGGACGCTGACATCACGACCGACTCCGGGCAAAAGCATAAAGACCCGGAGAATAACGTCAAATTGCTTCTCTATTTTGTGGCATGCCTTAAGTTCATAGAAATCTCTGAATTTCAGGTTAATTTCATAGATTTGTATGTGTTTCTGTGAACATTCTTCAGGCACACAATAATGAGCAAACTTTTTGGGTGAAAGTTTTGCAGTGCTAACTTGGATATAATAGATacttgtgcagtttttttttttctctttactctCCCACGCAGGATGTCTTGGACAAGCAATGGTATCGGTTTGTGTTGGACAGGGCTTGTATCCAGTTTGAGCCAGACGACGCCGAGTACATCAGAGTGAGCTCcattgtatttttttgtttttcttaagaAGGGTAATGTTCGTTAAAATGTACCGAAGGGCTCGCTAGTTGATGTATATTCATAATAAAATATTGCAAAAACAGAATCACTCACCGGGAGACAAAACGAGGTGGTACTCTCAACTGCATTCTTTCTTGTGTCACATTTTTACTGGTGATGAAAAGCTTGTTCCAGGTCTAGCACTAAAATTAATTTCGTGACAATGAATTCAGTAGAAAAGGCCCCCTTTGTGCTAGTAACTCACAGACTAATCCTAGCTGGCAGAATATTTTGTGTACTGTAGACTGCTTTGAAACAAAacttgaagggaccaggaaaatgggTTTCATTTaagaggagtttcgtttactgagagataaacagGGCTACAATATTCAAGTACGAAACCAATCATATTAGTGGcagttgtttcatttaagcagcaatttcgTTTAAGAGAGTTTCGTTTGATAGGAGTTTACTGTTTATCAATCGAAACATAGGTCACCAAGGGTGTCATCCTACATGGCAACTACCAAACCGCGCAGGTGATATTCTTTGAATAAGGCATGTGAGCGACCGCTTCAAGAAAACAATCTATTTCCTAGACACTGGTGTATATATGCCTGAAGATTATCTGGTGATACTTCGGCATGCAcagcatactggaagaaatcgcCGAGTCTCGAGAGAGGGCGCAGTTTACCAGACTTTCTACCACCACTCCCAGGAGAAACATACAGGAAGAACTTGATGTTCCCCCAGCGGAATTTGGCGCCTCATACTGCAGCATCCGTTGAAATAGAGAGGGCGCATTACCGTAGCCCTCATTCATTGTAATGTGCACTCTGAGTACAATGTAGGCAGACGACGAGCTAGGGCTAGAGCCCTCCTGGTAGAGGCCCACGCACATGCCCGTAGTTTCTGTTTCTTCGACGCAGCATGGCACCCAAATGGAAAAAGCATACGTTGCAGTCAGTCTTGACCAAAATGGGAAAGTTACGAACTCCTCATTGGTTTGAACAACAGCTGAGGCTGCCGGGCAGGTCGTAATAGCCTTGGCCCTGCTAGGCGATGAAAGAACGACAATATACAGAGACTTGACAAGGGCAGTCGGAGCATTTGCTAAGGGCACCGTTTTGGAATCAGCCTTGTGGATCCTATGATACAGTATActctcattaatttgaacttgGTTTTTTCAAAATCCCACATAATTCAAAATATTTGCACTGTTTCCTATTTTGCAATGTAAGTCTGagcggataatttgaagcggcggtCAGCACCAGTCTAACTAATAAAGTTAGACTGGGGAAGGACAGTTTAATAATGTAACTGAATTAACTATTAAAGTAACTAATAAAAAACAGTTTGGTGAAATTCAGTATGTATGAGAACCTGTGATTACCGGTTACTCCAGCAATTTGCACGCTTGCACTGCGGGCATAGTTCTAGCCTGCAATACTTACTGCAAAAACGAAGTTCAAAGGCTTTTATGATCGTGTTTCCAGCCATAAAACATCGCAAATTCGTCATTATTCACCATTATTTGCCATTAAATTTGGCAttattaaattctttattttaccagAAAGATTGGGCGAACGGTCACATCATGTCGTGCTGATGCAGTGAGGAGCAGGTGACATGCTACCCGCATCTCACTGCTGCATTGCAGTGAACGTATTTTGTTTTTTGCGGGCACGCAGTACAGTTGATCACAACtgattctttttgttttgctttttcggtAGCAGCAGCGAGGTTTGCTGTTACCCCATGTTTGTCGCGAAATCGggaccaggtattgctggaaaacataacaCTTGGAGCCGCAAACTAGCCAGCACAGCACACGACCAGCCCTGATTAATTCTAAGTTCGTTGTATCCCcatttttgtatgttttgttaATTTGAAAACTCGCTTAATTAAAAAATTTCTCATAAAAACGTTCAGCAACACACAATCATCTGGTTCCCCACTCACATGGGACAGATCGAAGGTACTCCATGCAGCCTCAGTGAGTCGGCCCACAGAGCTGCGCGAGAAGTCCTTGACCACATAGCCACTGACTGGCACGACGATGAGGTTCTGGGCAACAAAGATGCCCCAGCCACGTACAGTGACCTCACTAAGAACATTTATTTGTGGGGGCAAAAGTATTCACCACCGCTAAGTACAACAGGCCCCAGACTCTTGCAGGTCAGGGCATATTATAGTTCCGCACTTTTACAGAAGATTTATCTCAAAATTGAGGCATCAAACACTTGCGCACCTTGCTCAGACTTTGCCAGCTTAGATTACATGCTTTGGCGATGCCCCATGTTAGAAGTTGACTAAGGCTTTACATCGTTAAAGTGGGATTCCCCGCTACACTGTCTCTGGATTTGATAACACAGCTGTAGGCAGTCCGACAGGCCCACGACGTGACAGAGAGACTTGGCCTATCTGTCCCGACA
The sequence above is drawn from the Rhipicephalus microplus isolate Deutch F79 chromosome 3, USDA_Rmic, whole genome shotgun sequence genome and encodes:
- the mRpS22 gene encoding mitochondrial ribosomal protein S22, whose translation is MASTVASKTCSFVPRWKHLLRQPATKSKSWTHHARRSCANSSCADPYKSTDKIDVETLFISPKVQNFLQKLTGFDVDKIFAPVPVPLNTPRYKFLTDEQLEQELQESHHRARQKLQMPPVLRERKPCEKVLSKDPEIQGFTSSSYIFTDISYGYKNRERLIVVREPEGVLRTANWEERERMLQTYFTNKDKSFYMPKMFEPGYLQDVLDKQWYRFVLDRACIQFEPDDAEYIRVTHATYDHIDAKRGFHELRSTRHFGPMAFYLAVVGKVDNLLIDLLQREMIDDTGHLLRLFYHIHPPADGTQVDENSENIELLKFYIRNNSQKRSHMELALQTYLEIRSSREEAEKNLASARGHS